The Mesorhizobium loti genome includes a region encoding these proteins:
- a CDS encoding pilus assembly protein, whose product MERRARPILGDDAGVAAVEFAMVLPILCLVLLGILDGWSYVTSSLSMRAGVKTAANLVMSGSTDDAAIQAVAIASWENRPEDGQVTLGRIRMCGTTVVDASTMCSGPKVPSIYVQIQASATWVPPIAFGAFAASTTIGHQEMIRVR is encoded by the coding sequence GTGGAACGCCGAGCGAGGCCGATCCTTGGCGATGATGCGGGCGTTGCGGCGGTCGAGTTCGCGATGGTGCTGCCCATCCTGTGCCTTGTGCTGCTTGGCATTCTGGACGGCTGGTCCTACGTAACGAGTTCGCTGTCCATGCGTGCCGGTGTGAAGACCGCCGCGAACCTGGTCATGAGCGGATCGACCGATGATGCGGCGATCCAGGCCGTTGCCATTGCCAGCTGGGAAAATCGGCCGGAGGACGGCCAGGTCACGCTAGGCCGGATCCGCATGTGCGGGACGACCGTGGTCGACGCTTCCACCATGTGCAGTGGGCCGAAGGTGCCGTCGATCTATGTCCAGATACAGGCGTCGGCCACCTGGGTGCCGCCCATTGCCTTCGGCGCCTTTGCTGCTTCCACCACGATCGGTCACCAGGAGATGATCCGTGTCCGCTAG
- a CDS encoding pilus assembly protein: MSARGSAFRWDRSGGAGLEFALIAPFLVMLLFGIFAFGWSMHSVSSVRYTLETSSRSLQLKNTLTQADIQSIATQKLQALGFKDVNVTIAIDPASGGFRMAHLTATYAFVIDFPYFSAFPINYATTVTVPLVGG; this comes from the coding sequence GTGTCCGCTAGGGGAAGCGCGTTCAGGTGGGATCGATCGGGCGGGGCCGGGCTGGAGTTCGCGCTGATCGCGCCTTTCCTCGTCATGCTGCTGTTCGGGATCTTCGCCTTCGGCTGGTCGATGCACTCGGTCTCCAGTGTTCGTTATACGCTGGAGACGTCCTCGCGCTCGTTGCAGCTTAAGAACACGCTGACCCAGGCCGACATCCAATCGATCGCCACGCAGAAATTGCAGGCCTTGGGGTTTAAGGACGTGAACGTCACGATCGCCATCGACCCGGCGAGCGGCGGCTTCCGCATGGCGCATCTGACCGCCACCTATGCGTTCGTCATCGACTTCCCTTACTTCAGCGCTTTCCCCATCAACTACGCGACAACCGTTACCGTGCCGCTGGTCGGCGGCTAG
- a CDS encoding YcbK family protein — translation MTLKSAGWSLAKGERRAIVAALCSLLLASCTSAGDPTMSVGMPGYNATASDISTASSGKATVTSDSTEQTTVMTASDTALPEKVAYVPMANPAAAFPLTTPAGAETIVGTTPQSLTQQAQTAQQNDAVAQQIAAADAGVNAPKPAAAPAMNNPVYVTAGEMPQAEAPKKKGFLASMFGATPASATPAPLINNARSSEQPAEQAKPATAAAKPIITLASADSTAKPVQLASLGDESGHITGSDALPGVRQTALFEIKRKSGLDDESDVDLNEDEGPVGGSYQVASAAGMARLAPNGLLKQNESVDVACLKPSLVRVLKTIEGHYGRKMTVTSGYRDPARNRRANGAKNSLHMYCAAADIQVPGVSKWELASYIRTMPGRGGVGTYCHTESVHVDVGPERDWNWRCRRRSGGDG, via the coding sequence TTGACTTTGAAATCAGCAGGATGGAGCCTCGCAAAGGGAGAACGCCGCGCCATTGTGGCAGCGCTCTGTTCCTTGCTTCTGGCCTCCTGCACCTCGGCTGGCGACCCGACAATGTCGGTCGGAATGCCCGGCTACAATGCCACCGCATCGGACATAAGTACTGCCTCCAGCGGCAAGGCGACCGTCACTTCCGATTCGACCGAGCAGACGACCGTGATGACGGCAAGCGATACGGCGCTGCCCGAGAAGGTCGCCTATGTGCCGATGGCCAATCCCGCGGCCGCCTTTCCGCTGACCACTCCGGCCGGCGCCGAAACGATCGTCGGCACCACGCCGCAGTCGCTGACGCAGCAGGCGCAGACGGCGCAGCAGAACGACGCGGTTGCCCAACAGATCGCTGCCGCAGATGCCGGCGTAAACGCGCCCAAGCCAGCCGCCGCCCCAGCCATGAACAATCCGGTCTATGTGACGGCTGGCGAGATGCCCCAGGCCGAAGCACCAAAGAAAAAGGGCTTCCTGGCCTCGATGTTTGGCGCAACGCCCGCCTCGGCGACACCAGCCCCCCTCATCAACAACGCCCGGTCGAGCGAACAGCCCGCGGAGCAAGCCAAACCGGCGACGGCAGCGGCAAAGCCGATCATCACGCTCGCTTCGGCCGATTCCACGGCAAAACCGGTGCAACTGGCTTCGCTCGGCGACGAGAGCGGCCATATCACTGGTAGCGACGCCCTGCCCGGCGTGCGCCAGACAGCCCTGTTCGAAATCAAGCGCAAGTCCGGCCTCGACGACGAAAGCGACGTCGACCTCAACGAGGATGAGGGGCCGGTCGGCGGCTCCTATCAGGTTGCGTCCGCCGCCGGCATGGCCCGCCTGGCGCCCAACGGGCTGCTCAAGCAGAACGAGAGCGTCGATGTGGCCTGCCTGAAGCCGTCGCTGGTGCGCGTGCTGAAGACGATCGAAGGCCACTACGGCCGCAAGATGACGGTGACATCAGGCTATCGCGACCCGGCCCGCAACCGCCGCGCCAACGGCGCCAAGAATTCGCTACACATGTATTGCGCCGCCGCCGACATCCAGGTGCCCGGCGTTTCGAAATGGGAGCTGGCAAGCTACATCAGGACCATGCCCGGCCGCGGCGGCGTCGGCACCTATTGCCACACCGAATCCGTGCACGTCGATGTCGGCCCCGAGCGCGACTGGAACTGGCGCTGCCGCCGGCGCAGCGGTGGCGACGGCTAA